In a single window of the Streptacidiphilus sp. P02-A3a genome:
- a CDS encoding serine protease — MRVLQLPTPWATPARWVLAVLAWLVVMAVGSATAVALNPVGLGRSWTVSATAATARIGALFTGSIHGGHFCTASVVNSPGGDVIITAAHCLSATPGNTVFIPGYRNGQQPYGTWPVLHTIEDPNWTANTDPDYDVAFAVLGSLHGKEIQQVVGGNTLAVNQSPAQLITLTGYPGTANAPITCSNYSASFSPTQMRITCANYTDGTSGSPWVVPGKGSSGTVIGVIGGFQQGGYTPDVSYSVYFDGDVQGLYQQAITMVR; from the coding sequence GTGAGGGTTCTGCAACTGCCCACCCCGTGGGCGACACCGGCTCGCTGGGTGCTGGCCGTCCTGGCCTGGCTGGTGGTGATGGCGGTCGGCAGCGCCACCGCCGTGGCGCTCAACCCGGTGGGCCTGGGCCGGTCGTGGACCGTGTCCGCGACGGCGGCCACGGCGCGCATCGGCGCGCTGTTCACCGGGAGCATCCACGGCGGCCACTTCTGCACCGCGAGCGTGGTGAACAGCCCCGGCGGCGACGTGATCATCACTGCCGCGCACTGCCTGTCCGCCACCCCCGGGAACACCGTCTTCATCCCCGGCTACCGCAACGGCCAGCAGCCGTACGGCACGTGGCCGGTGCTGCACACGATCGAGGACCCGAACTGGACCGCCAACACCGACCCGGACTACGACGTGGCCTTCGCCGTGCTCGGGTCGCTGCACGGCAAGGAGATCCAGCAGGTCGTCGGCGGGAACACACTGGCGGTGAACCAGTCGCCCGCGCAGCTGATCACCCTCACCGGGTATCCGGGGACCGCCAACGCCCCGATCACCTGCAGTAACTACAGTGCTTCGTTCAGCCCGACCCAGATGCGCATCACCTGCGCCAACTACACCGACGGGACCAGCGGCAGCCCGTGGGTGGTCCCCGGCAAGGGCAGTTCGGGGACGGTGATCGGCGTGATCGGCGGCTTCCAGCAGGGCGGCTACACCCCGGACGTCTCCTACAGCGTGTACTTCGACGGCGATGTGCAGGGGCTGTACCAGCAGGCCATCACCATGGTCCGCTGA
- the idi gene encoding isopentenyl-diphosphate Delta-isomerase: MPTSEPTTLSATEILLELVDTEGRTIGTAEKLSAHRSPGRLHRAFSVFLFDTEGRMLLQRRALGKYHSPGVWSNTCCGHPYPGEPPFVAAARRTAEELGAGPVRLQQAGTVTYNHPDEATGLVEQEYNHLFVGIAEATQRPNPEEVADTRFVTPAELAELRAAKPFSVWFGTVLDAALPTVRELFPNAGW, translated from the coding sequence ATGCCGACCAGCGAACCAACGACTCTGAGCGCGACCGAGATCCTGCTGGAGCTCGTCGACACCGAGGGCCGCACCATCGGTACGGCCGAAAAGTTGTCCGCGCATCGGAGTCCTGGTCGACTGCACCGGGCTTTCTCGGTATTCCTGTTCGACACCGAAGGACGGATGCTGTTGCAGCGGCGGGCGCTGGGGAAGTACCACTCCCCCGGCGTCTGGTCGAACACGTGCTGTGGTCACCCCTATCCCGGCGAGCCGCCGTTCGTGGCCGCCGCCCGGCGCACCGCGGAGGAGTTGGGCGCGGGCCCGGTCCGACTGCAACAGGCGGGGACGGTCACCTACAACCACCCGGACGAGGCGACCGGGCTGGTCGAACAGGAGTACAACCACCTGTTCGTCGGGATCGCCGAGGCCACCCAGCGGCCGAACCCGGAGGAGGTCGCGGACACCCGCTTCGTGACCCCGGCGGAACTGGCGGAACTGCGGGCGGCCAAGCCGTTCTCGGTCTGGTTCGGCACGGTGCTGGACGCGGCGCTGCCGACGGTCCGCGAACTGTTCCCGAACGCCGGCTGGTAG
- a CDS encoding sugar phosphate nucleotidyltransferase: MIGLVLAAGAGRRLRPYTDTLPKALVPVDGDRTILDLTLGNFAEVGIKEVAIVVGYRAEAVYQRKAALEAQYGLTLRLVDNDKAEEWNNAYSLWCARELFSEGLLLANGDTVHPASVQRTMLDANARLTAEGSAPGVLLALDTVKQLADEEMKVVVDPELGMRRITKLMDPAEATGEYIGLTVINPSAAEDLASALQATFERDPQLYYEDGYQEMVNRGQRVDVQPIGEVSWVEIDNHDDLAKGREIACQY; encoded by the coding sequence ATGATCGGCCTCGTTCTGGCCGCCGGCGCCGGACGCCGGCTCCGCCCGTACACCGACACCCTCCCCAAGGCGCTGGTGCCGGTGGACGGCGACCGGACCATCCTCGACCTGACCCTCGGCAACTTCGCCGAGGTCGGCATCAAGGAGGTCGCCATCGTGGTCGGATACCGGGCCGAGGCCGTCTACCAGCGCAAGGCCGCGCTGGAGGCGCAGTACGGGCTCACCCTCCGCCTGGTGGACAACGACAAGGCCGAGGAGTGGAACAACGCCTACTCCCTGTGGTGCGCCCGGGAGCTGTTCAGCGAGGGCCTGCTGCTCGCCAACGGCGACACCGTGCACCCGGCCTCGGTGCAGCGCACCATGCTCGACGCCAACGCCAGGCTCACCGCCGAGGGCAGTGCCCCGGGCGTGCTGCTCGCCCTGGACACGGTGAAGCAGCTCGCCGACGAGGAGATGAAGGTCGTCGTCGACCCCGAGCTCGGCATGCGCCGGATCACCAAGCTGATGGATCCCGCCGAGGCCACCGGCGAGTACATCGGCCTCACCGTGATCAACCCCTCCGCCGCCGAGGACCTCGCCTCCGCGCTCCAGGCCACCTTCGAGCGCGACCCGCAGCTGTACTACGAGGACGGCTACCAGGAGATGGTGAACCGGGGGCAGCGCGTCGACGTGCAGCCCATCGGCGAGGTCTCCTGGGTCGAGATCGACAACCATGACGACCTTGCCAAGGGACGGGAGATCGCGTGCCAGTACTGA
- a CDS encoding iron-containing alcohol dehydrogenase family protein, with the protein MPVLTRLVPSPLVVDIRAGALNDLGLILADQRISASGRIAVAVSGGSGAALRQRLAPQLPGAEWYSVAGGTLDSAVLLAEQMRSGHYDAVVGLGGGKIIDAAKYAAARVGLPMVAVATNLAHDGLCSPVSTLDNDAGRGSYGVPSPIGLIVDLDVIRQAPHRFVAAGIGDVVSNISACADWELSKRETGEQVDGLAVAMARSAGELLLRHPGTIADDSLLVALAESLVLSGIAMNIAGSTRPSSGACHEINHAIDILYPTRSAQHGEQCGLGAAFATYLRGDLGLTGQMIEVLQRHGLPVTAGQIGFSDEEFVAAVHYAPQTRPGRFTVLEHLDLDTPAIRDAYNDYVKHVSSCS; encoded by the coding sequence GTGCCAGTACTGACCCGACTGGTCCCCTCGCCGCTGGTGGTCGACATCCGGGCCGGGGCCCTGAACGACCTCGGGCTGATCCTCGCCGACCAGCGGATCTCCGCGTCCGGCCGGATCGCCGTCGCCGTCAGCGGCGGCTCCGGGGCCGCGCTGCGCCAGCGGCTGGCCCCGCAGCTCCCCGGCGCCGAGTGGTACTCGGTCGCGGGCGGCACCCTGGACTCCGCCGTCCTGCTGGCCGAGCAGATGCGCTCGGGCCACTACGACGCGGTGGTCGGCCTCGGCGGCGGAAAGATCATCGACGCCGCCAAGTACGCCGCCGCCCGGGTCGGCCTGCCCATGGTCGCGGTCGCCACCAACCTCGCCCACGACGGCCTCTGCTCCCCGGTCTCCACCCTGGACAACGACGCCGGCCGCGGCTCCTACGGCGTACCCAGCCCGATCGGCCTGATCGTCGACCTCGACGTGATCCGGCAGGCCCCGCACCGCTTCGTCGCGGCCGGGATCGGCGACGTCGTCTCCAACATCTCCGCCTGCGCCGACTGGGAGCTCTCCAAGCGGGAGACCGGTGAACAGGTGGACGGTCTGGCCGTCGCCATGGCCCGCAGCGCCGGAGAACTGCTGCTGCGCCACCCGGGCACGATCGCCGACGACTCGCTGCTGGTCGCCCTCGCCGAGTCGCTGGTGCTCTCCGGGATCGCGATGAACATCGCCGGCAGCACCCGGCCCTCCAGCGGCGCCTGCCACGAGATCAACCACGCCATCGACATCCTCTACCCCACCCGCTCGGCCCAGCACGGCGAGCAGTGCGGCCTCGGCGCGGCCTTCGCCACCTACCTGCGCGGCGACCTCGGCCTCACCGGGCAGATGATCGAGGTACTCCAGCGCCACGGGCTACCGGTGACGGCGGGCCAGATCGGCTTCAGCGACGAGGAGTTCGTCGCCGCCGTGCACTACGCTCCACAGACCCGCCCAGGACGCTTCACCGTCCTGGAGCACCTCGACCTCGACACCCCTGCCATCCGGGACGCGTACAACGACTATGTCAAACACGTCAGCTCCTGCTCCTGA
- a CDS encoding CDP-alcohol phosphatidyltransferase family protein: MRRISSRITRHLIDAPVSPNQLTWLMMFTGILGGAALLVPGLTGAILAALLIQAYLGLDCVDGELARWRKQTSTTGVYLDRVGHYLSEAALLTGAGLRAADLFKQHGGPAWMWAFLGTVAALGAILIKAETDLVDVARIRRGLAAVEDTASVPRAAGVARARKLAAALKFHRLIGGVEASLVLLAAGIADSVHGDLLFTRIAVAVLAAIAVLQTGLHLLSIVLSSRLR, encoded by the coding sequence ATGCGCCGGATCTCCTCCCGCATCACCCGGCACCTGATCGACGCCCCGGTCAGCCCCAACCAGCTGACCTGGCTGATGATGTTCACCGGGATCCTCGGTGGCGCCGCCCTGCTGGTCCCCGGGCTCACCGGGGCGATCCTGGCGGCCCTGCTCATCCAGGCGTACCTGGGCCTGGACTGCGTCGACGGTGAGCTCGCCCGTTGGCGCAAGCAGACCTCCACCACCGGGGTCTACCTGGACCGGGTCGGCCACTACCTGTCCGAGGCCGCGCTGCTCACCGGCGCCGGGCTGCGCGCCGCCGACCTGTTCAAGCAGCACGGCGGCCCCGCCTGGATGTGGGCCTTCCTCGGCACCGTGGCCGCGCTCGGCGCGATCCTGATCAAGGCCGAGACCGACCTGGTCGACGTCGCCCGGATCCGGCGGGGCCTGGCGGCGGTCGAGGACACCGCCTCGGTGCCGCGCGCGGCCGGTGTGGCCAGGGCCCGCAAGCTCGCCGCCGCGCTCAAGTTCCACCGGCTGATCGGCGGGGTCGAGGCCTCGCTGGTGCTGCTCGCGGCCGGAATCGCCGACAGCGTCCACGGGGACCTGCTGTTCACCAGGATCGCGGTCGCGGTGCTCGCCGCCATCGCTGTCCTGCAGACCGGGCTGCACCTGCTCAGCATCGTCCTCTCCAGCCGGCTCAGGTGA
- a CDS encoding glycosyltransferase family 2 protein encodes MSDELRLGAVVLTMGNRPAELTALLDSVAAQHGPAIEVVVVANGVDVPPLPEGVRGIRTEQNLGIPGGRNVGIEAFGADGSEVDVVLFLDDDGLLPQPDDAEKLRAAFAADPRLGIVSFRIADPDSGETQRRHVPRLRAADPLRSSRVTTFLGGASAVRSAVFAQAGQLPGEFFYGHEETDLAWRALDAGWEIEYRADILLHHPKTAPSRHAVYNRNIARNRVWLARRNLPAPLVPVYLGTWVLLTLARRPSGEALRAWFGGFAEGWRTPCGPRRPMRWSTVWRMTRLGRPPVI; translated from the coding sequence GTGTCCGACGAACTCAGGCTCGGCGCGGTCGTGCTCACCATGGGCAACCGCCCGGCGGAGCTCACGGCGCTGCTCGACTCGGTGGCCGCGCAGCACGGACCGGCGATCGAGGTGGTCGTGGTCGCCAACGGCGTCGACGTGCCGCCGCTGCCCGAGGGCGTGCGCGGCATCAGGACCGAGCAGAACCTCGGCATCCCCGGCGGGCGCAACGTCGGCATCGAGGCCTTCGGCGCCGACGGCTCCGAGGTGGACGTGGTGCTCTTCCTCGACGACGACGGCCTGCTGCCGCAGCCCGACGACGCCGAGAAGCTGCGGGCGGCCTTCGCCGCCGACCCGCGCCTGGGCATCGTCAGCTTCCGCATCGCCGACCCGGACAGCGGAGAGACGCAGCGCCGCCACGTCCCGCGGCTGCGCGCCGCCGACCCGCTGCGCTCCTCCCGGGTGACCACCTTCCTCGGCGGCGCCAGCGCCGTCCGCAGCGCGGTCTTCGCCCAGGCGGGGCAGCTCCCGGGGGAGTTCTTCTACGGCCACGAGGAGACCGACCTGGCCTGGCGGGCACTCGACGCCGGGTGGGAGATCGAGTACCGCGCGGACATCCTGCTGCACCACCCCAAGACCGCGCCCAGCAGGCACGCGGTCTACAACCGCAACATCGCCCGCAACCGGGTCTGGCTCGCCCGCCGCAACCTGCCCGCGCCACTGGTCCCGGTGTACCTGGGTACCTGGGTGCTGCTGACCCTGGCCCGGCGGCCCTCCGGCGAGGCGCTGCGGGCCTGGTTCGGCGGCTTCGCCGAGGGGTGGCGCACGCCCTGCGGCCCGCGCCGCCCGATGCGCTGGAGCACCGTCTGGCGGATGACCAGGCTGGGCCGCCCACCGGTGATCTGA
- a CDS encoding ABC transporter permease — protein sequence MSEYSGSVDTRPNLSGAELAAAHGLSITGRRPPLPSYTRQLWSRRHFIMAFATARLTAMYTAARLGQIWQVMTPLLNAAVYYLIFGLLLGTNRGIPNFIAYLCTGVFVFQFTQSAVLAGTRSIADNLGLIRALHFPRACLPIAFTVIQLQQLIFSMGVLAVIVLATGEPVSWRWLLIFPVLLLQSVFNAGLALFMARIGAKTTDMAQLMPFVLRTWMYLSGVFWSVSSFTSDAPGWVSAVLNLNPALIFNDLMRYALMMSVPASLLPSHVWPVAIGWSVLVGLAGYVFFWRAEEEYGRG from the coding sequence GTGAGCGAGTACAGCGGCAGCGTCGACACCCGCCCGAACCTCAGCGGCGCCGAACTCGCGGCGGCGCACGGCCTGTCCATCACCGGCAGACGGCCACCGCTGCCCAGCTACACCCGGCAGCTCTGGTCGCGGCGGCACTTCATCATGGCCTTCGCCACCGCCAGGCTCACCGCGATGTACACGGCGGCGCGGCTGGGGCAGATCTGGCAGGTGATGACGCCGCTGCTGAACGCCGCCGTCTACTACCTGATCTTCGGCCTGCTGCTGGGCACCAACCGGGGAATCCCCAACTTCATCGCCTACCTCTGCACCGGCGTCTTCGTCTTCCAGTTCACCCAGTCGGCGGTCCTCGCGGGCACCCGTTCGATCGCCGACAACCTGGGGCTGATCCGGGCACTGCACTTCCCGCGGGCCTGCCTGCCGATCGCCTTCACGGTGATCCAGCTCCAGCAGCTGATCTTCTCCATGGGCGTGCTCGCGGTGATCGTGCTGGCCACCGGGGAACCCGTCAGCTGGCGCTGGCTGCTGATCTTCCCGGTGCTGCTGCTCCAGTCGGTCTTCAATGCCGGGCTCGCGCTGTTCATGGCCCGGATCGGTGCCAAGACCACCGACATGGCGCAGCTCATGCCGTTCGTGCTGCGCACCTGGATGTACCTGTCCGGCGTCTTCTGGAGCGTCAGCAGCTTCACCTCGGACGCCCCGGGCTGGGTCTCGGCGGTGCTGAACCTCAACCCGGCGCTGATCTTCAACGACCTGATGCGGTACGCGCTGATGATGTCGGTGCCCGCCTCGCTGCTGCCGAGCCACGTCTGGCCGGTGGCGATCGGCTGGTCGGTGCTGGTGGGGCTGGCCGGGTACGTGTTCTTCTGGCGGGCCGAGGAGGAGTACGGCCGGGGCTGA
- a CDS encoding cytochrome c oxidase assembly protein: protein MSVQLAAATAATVYAGPPAWTFGRVFSEWQAEPVVLAIAILGSAGYLLGLVRLRRFGVAWTFGRTAAFLLGMALWVFTVCSGLGVYEKYLFTDRAVQSVVLLMVVPLLLAMGAPISVLVEAAPERFREGIRALLRGRAAQVLMFPLVSTVVLIVPPWLLYFTPWYRLSLTTDLWNVVFHVAFVLFGLAYFWPRLQIDPVGRHYHPLLGVVITVAEVIFDAALGFILVFGSHMLVPDYWASLHRPWGMSPRTDQSWGGAVLWGLGDIAGVPFLVALIIRVVREDRIETAKVDRRLDEEAVARVAAQSAPAEVGRAKAAAPAAPEEESMRPWWLDDPNLAHRFGTGES, encoded by the coding sequence GTGAGCGTGCAACTGGCAGCGGCGACAGCAGCAACGGTGTACGCGGGCCCCCCGGCCTGGACCTTCGGGCGGGTCTTCAGCGAGTGGCAGGCCGAGCCGGTGGTGCTGGCGATCGCGATCCTCGGCTCGGCCGGGTACCTGCTCGGCCTGGTTCGGCTGCGCCGCTTCGGCGTCGCCTGGACCTTCGGCCGGACGGCGGCCTTCCTGCTCGGCATGGCGCTGTGGGTGTTCACCGTCTGCTCCGGCCTGGGCGTCTACGAGAAGTACCTGTTCACCGATCGGGCAGTGCAGTCGGTGGTGCTGCTGATGGTGGTCCCGCTGCTGCTGGCGATGGGCGCCCCGATCTCGGTGCTGGTGGAGGCCGCCCCGGAGCGGTTCCGGGAGGGCATACGGGCGCTGCTGCGCGGCCGGGCCGCCCAGGTGCTCATGTTCCCGCTGGTGTCGACCGTGGTGCTGATCGTTCCGCCGTGGCTGCTCTACTTCACCCCCTGGTACCGGCTGTCGCTGACCACCGACCTGTGGAACGTCGTCTTCCACGTCGCCTTCGTGCTGTTCGGCCTGGCGTACTTCTGGCCCCGGCTGCAGATCGACCCGGTCGGCCGCCACTACCACCCGCTGCTCGGGGTGGTGATCACGGTGGCCGAGGTGATCTTCGACGCGGCCCTCGGCTTCATCCTGGTGTTCGGCTCACACATGCTGGTGCCGGACTACTGGGCCTCGCTGCACCGCCCCTGGGGCATGTCCCCGCGCACCGACCAGTCCTGGGGCGGGGCGGTGCTCTGGGGCCTCGGTGACATCGCGGGCGTTCCGTTCCTGGTCGCCCTGATCATCCGGGTGGTCCGGGAGGACCGGATCGAGACGGCCAAGGTGGACCGCCGCCTCGACGAGGAGGCGGTGGCGCGGGTCGCCGCGCAGTCCGCCCCGGCCGAGGTGGGCCGGGCGAAGGCCGCCGCCCCGGCCGCGCCGGAGGAGGAGAGCATGCGCCCCTGGTGGCTGGACGACCCGAACCTGGCGCACCGCTTCGGTACCGGCGAGAGCTGA
- a CDS encoding exodeoxyribonuclease III: MTVRVATWNINSVNARLPKLLEWLGTASPDVLCLQELKCATDAFPFEAVRELGYETAAHGTGRWNGVAILSRIGLDEVVRGLPDQPGYLAEEDGANAALIAAEPEQEARAIAATCGPVRLWSVYVPNGRELGHPHYAYKLRWFEALRAAVVDDTAAARPFAVLGDFNVAPTDEDVWDPSLFVDSTHVTPAEREALASLREVGLADVYPRALKYDRPYTFWDYRALAFPKNKGMRIDLAYGNKPFMEAVSDAYVDREARKGKGTSDHAPVVVDLTV; this comes from the coding sequence ATGACTGTTCGTGTCGCCACCTGGAACATCAACTCGGTCAACGCCCGGCTGCCCAAGCTGCTGGAGTGGCTGGGAACCGCCTCGCCGGACGTCCTCTGCCTGCAGGAGCTGAAGTGCGCCACGGACGCCTTCCCGTTCGAGGCGGTCCGCGAACTCGGCTACGAGACCGCGGCGCACGGCACCGGCCGCTGGAACGGTGTCGCGATCCTCTCCCGGATCGGCCTGGACGAGGTCGTCCGGGGGCTGCCCGACCAGCCCGGCTACCTCGCGGAGGAGGACGGCGCCAACGCCGCCCTGATCGCCGCCGAGCCCGAGCAGGAAGCCCGGGCCATCGCCGCGACCTGCGGCCCGGTCCGGCTGTGGTCGGTCTACGTGCCCAACGGGCGCGAGCTGGGCCACCCCCACTACGCGTACAAGCTGCGCTGGTTCGAGGCACTGCGTGCCGCCGTGGTCGACGACACGGCGGCGGCCCGCCCCTTCGCCGTCCTCGGTGACTTCAACGTCGCCCCGACCGACGAGGACGTCTGGGACCCTTCGCTCTTCGTCGACAGCACGCATGTCACCCCCGCCGAACGCGAGGCGTTGGCCTCCCTGCGGGAGGTCGGCCTGGCCGACGTGTACCCGCGCGCCCTCAAGTACGACCGTCCCTACACCTTCTGGGACTACCGCGCGTTGGCCTTCCCGAAGAACAAGGGCATGCGGATCGACCTCGCCTACGGCAACAAGCCCTTTATGGAGGCCGTCTCCGACGCCTATGTGGACCGCGAGGCCCGCAAGGGCAAGGGCACCTCCGACCATGCCCCGGTGGTGGTCGACCTGACGGTCTGA
- a CDS encoding SAM-dependent methyltransferase: protein MTDFDTPQPNIARVYDFLLGGKDNYASDREVAARIEQALPAVHLGVRQQRAMLGRVVRYLVGEVGLRQLVDIGSGLPTADNVHQIAQRLEPDTQVVYVDNDPVVLAHARALLADSKETVVAAGDLRDPAAILADPLVSQHIDFEQPLGLLLCGILHYVLDEEEPARVVRQLVDGLPSGSYVFIHHLITPDESADEGTVAAEAALRQGVGRGQFRTLSQVAAFLDGLELVEPGVVTVSEWRPDEDTPSLTDNPVLRLAAVGVARKP, encoded by the coding sequence GTGACCGATTTCGATACGCCGCAGCCGAACATCGCGCGGGTCTACGACTTTCTTCTCGGGGGTAAGGACAACTACGCCTCCGACCGGGAGGTCGCGGCCCGGATCGAGCAGGCGCTCCCCGCCGTCCACCTGGGCGTCCGCCAGCAGCGGGCGATGTTGGGCCGCGTGGTGCGCTACCTCGTGGGCGAGGTCGGGCTGCGGCAGCTGGTCGACATCGGTTCGGGGCTGCCCACGGCGGACAACGTCCACCAGATCGCCCAGCGGCTGGAGCCCGACACGCAGGTGGTGTACGTCGACAACGACCCGGTGGTGCTGGCCCACGCCCGTGCGCTGCTGGCCGACAGCAAGGAGACGGTCGTCGCCGCAGGGGACCTGCGGGACCCGGCGGCGATCCTGGCGGACCCCCTGGTGAGCCAGCACATCGACTTCGAGCAGCCGCTGGGGCTGCTGCTCTGCGGCATCCTCCACTATGTGCTGGACGAGGAGGAGCCGGCGCGGGTCGTCAGGCAGTTGGTCGACGGCCTACCGTCGGGCAGCTATGTGTTCATCCATCACCTGATCACTCCCGACGAATCGGCGGACGAGGGTACGGTCGCCGCCGAGGCGGCACTGCGGCAGGGCGTCGGCCGGGGGCAGTTCCGCACCCTGTCGCAGGTCGCGGCCTTCCTGGACGGGCTGGAACTGGTCGAACCGGGTGTGGTCACGGTCAGCGAGTGGCGTCCGGACGAGGACACCCCCTCGCTGACCGACAACCCCGTACTGCGGCTGGCGGCGGTCGGCGTGGCGCGCAAGCCCTGA
- a CDS encoding helix-turn-helix transcriptional regulator, whose translation MTLDPGAVDTVLAALADPTRRAVLDALAAHGGATATTLSAELPVSRQAVVKHLAVLERGGLVTSTRSGREVTYTVRPDRLDATARWMTQLAAQWDTRLQAIKHLAEGPD comes from the coding sequence ATGACACTCGATCCGGGTGCCGTCGACACCGTGCTCGCGGCGCTGGCCGACCCCACGCGCCGCGCGGTGCTCGACGCTCTCGCGGCGCACGGCGGGGCCACGGCCACGACGCTCTCGGCCGAGCTGCCGGTGAGCCGTCAGGCGGTGGTCAAGCATCTCGCGGTGCTGGAGCGGGGCGGCCTGGTCACGTCCACCCGGAGCGGCCGGGAGGTCACCTACACCGTCCGGCCCGACCGGCTGGACGCGACCGCCCGCTGGATGACCCAGCTCGCCGCCCAGTGGGACACCCGGCTGCAGGCGATCAAGCACTTGGCCGAGGGTCCCGACTGA
- a CDS encoding SRPBCC family protein has product MNHDDQNHHDDQNQNNGQNHNNGQGDRAQRGGSGHRESPDSIEREVLINAPAERVWRVLTEAAFLGSWFGSGEPAEIELRPGGKLLFDHGAHGALLARIEQVEPPHLLSFRWSQGRPGEEPVANRATLVELRLTPVATGTRLRVLESGFAGLAIARPAVQRHRQPNDRGWAGKLNELREHLERQAA; this is encoded by the coding sequence GTGAACCACGATGACCAGAACCACCACGATGACCAGAACCAAAACAACGGCCAGAACCACAACAACGGCCAGGGCGACCGTGCCCAGCGGGGCGGCAGCGGCCACCGGGAGAGCCCGGACAGCATCGAGCGTGAGGTTCTCATCAACGCGCCCGCCGAGCGGGTGTGGCGGGTGCTCACCGAGGCGGCGTTCCTCGGCAGCTGGTTCGGTTCGGGCGAACCGGCCGAGATCGAGCTGCGCCCGGGCGGCAAGCTGCTCTTCGACCACGGCGCGCACGGCGCGCTGCTGGCCCGGATCGAACAGGTGGAGCCGCCCCACCTGCTGTCCTTCCGCTGGTCGCAGGGCCGCCCCGGCGAAGAGCCGGTCGCGAACCGGGCCACGCTGGTGGAGCTGCGGCTGACCCCGGTGGCCACGGGAACCAGGCTGCGGGTCCTGGAGAGCGGCTTCGCGGGGCTTGCCATAGCGCGGCCCGCGGTCCAAAGGCACCGTCAGCCGAACGACCGGGGTTGGGCCGGGAAGCTGAACGAGCTGCGTGAGCACCTGGAGCGGCAGGCGGCATGA
- a CDS encoding lysoplasmalogenase: MTRANRPLTAYAAVSVGYLGCALAGLTTAQDIAKPLLMPLLALAVGLRALPPGTSRLLLGALLASCAGDTLLIFGGAWFLVGMGGFAVAHVCYISLLVCGGALRDRARLLRTATGYGLLWIILISSLWPDLTPALRLPLAGYSLLLAGTAVTSAGLSRRTGLGGALFLLSDSLIATGLAHWPQPPVPDFWVMATYLAGQYLLASGTTRHVLCNQRVAHTLVDVQPSGSTSPRGGSSWTVRS, encoded by the coding sequence GTGACCCGGGCGAACCGGCCGCTCACCGCCTATGCGGCAGTATCGGTCGGATACCTCGGCTGCGCCCTGGCCGGCCTGACGACCGCGCAGGACATCGCCAAGCCGCTGCTGATGCCGCTGCTCGCGTTGGCGGTGGGCCTGCGCGCGCTTCCGCCCGGGACCTCGCGGCTGCTCCTGGGCGCGCTGCTCGCCTCCTGCGCCGGGGACACGCTGCTCATCTTCGGCGGCGCCTGGTTCCTCGTCGGCATGGGCGGTTTCGCCGTCGCGCACGTCTGCTACATCTCCCTCTTAGTGTGCGGCGGAGCCCTGCGCGATCGGGCCCGCCTGCTGCGCACCGCGACGGGGTACGGCCTGCTCTGGATCATCCTGATCTCCTCCCTGTGGCCGGACCTGACCCCGGCGCTGCGGCTGCCCCTCGCCGGATACAGCCTGCTGTTGGCCGGTACGGCGGTGACCTCCGCCGGGCTGAGCCGCCGCACCGGCCTGGGCGGCGCGCTGTTCCTGCTCTCGGACAGCCTGATCGCGACCGGCCTGGCCCACTGGCCGCAGCCGCCGGTACCGGACTTCTGGGTGATGGCGACCTATCTGGCCGGGCAGTACCTGCTGGCGTCAGGTACGACCCGGCACGTCTTGTGCAACCAAAGGGTTGCACATACTCTGGTCGATGTGCAACCATCGGGTAGCACATCACCACGAGGGGGCTCATCATGGACCGTACGTTCGTGA